Proteins from a single region of Runella sp. SP2:
- a CDS encoding Ig-like domain-containing protein, with protein sequence MNKKINSLNRAVGLFLVILLTVVGQVFSQTPSVNITTYQPTIVPQGATFEWHSDLPVSAANLMTPAQAQSAAPGVYYAVYNLGGNPVCYSQPTALKVATNVCPATTVELKASVDSTGKPSGSVVTFHTDPVVTDANRITNTLITTTSTAVVYFVAYRDTAGCYTTSNSAIVVIATSCSVPCLAGTASPVLSSSTKSNVCPAPLADLSAILASNLPASTTLTWHSSKVATTANKLSSVSGVGAGKYYAAFFDATNNCYSPTDSVTVTINACSCPAGTTAPIITATSLQNSCPAVTVSLASLTNTGTKPSGTTLVWSTNKVPTSSADTLTSLTVSTSSKFYAMYYHKVANCFSPADSVAVQINDCESPIPPLPPVPTACDYNTAPANVTLTVSNEPVGYLKTYLLVDMANGQIVKINPAAPSFTGVNAGNYYVVGAYYADTLRDASVGKRITEVYSTSGCLKYSTPLAFRVCGACDYTTAPVTITFNATPSSTAGVTTSYVLIDEKTNKIKAISPTASFAAVDTGYYAVVAVYRTKPINFVVGDVLYEKVTVLDSCYEVSNSVHYRVCSNTNLPPIAVNDIFNTVQDKPVSGSVLTNDRDPEGGPLTVTTTPVTPPSKGTVVLNANGTFVYTPNPGVTGQDVFCYEISDNAGLKSTACVTINILPAPTVENNKPIAADDATETYLNTVVVIKVKANDVDPDPTGTPNGTLGNPTKLTNPTNGTVVLNPDGTFAYTPSTGFIGKDTFTYSICDNGTPSLCDTATVTITVLPTPLAGNKPPVAVDDANVTLLNTPVNGTVATNDFDPDNNTPLTFTRVNAPTNGTVVFNTDGSYTYTPTTGFVGSDVFTYKICDSGVPVKCDTATVTLTVLPLPVAKLVLRVLLQGALYGTSDGLMRDDLRRLNLLPLKEPYTALNDSLGALSTRFKHSKGGGELTTAAVFNANVGTGNAIVDWVFVELRSKSDSTVVLQTASGLVQRDGDVVSPTDGLSALMFTGLTSTSYFVSVKHRNHLGVMTSKAIPMTTVGTLVDFTVMDSSNVWNRPNILTLNYDGVEMNTTVLPGKKALWAGNAVSDFRLKYDGANTDLTKPLNEILVEFSAASYNFNNGIGYKQGDINMDGKVKYAGANNDIIYIQNNLLLYRLNSGLLYNFNNMFEQIP encoded by the coding sequence ATGAACAAGAAAATAAATTCATTGAACAGAGCCGTAGGTCTATTTCTCGTCATACTACTGACGGTGGTTGGGCAGGTATTTTCCCAAACACCTTCAGTAAATATCACGACCTATCAGCCTACGATTGTGCCGCAAGGGGCAACCTTTGAATGGCACAGTGACTTGCCCGTCAGCGCTGCTAACCTGATGACTCCTGCACAAGCACAAAGTGCTGCCCCAGGAGTATATTATGCGGTTTACAATTTGGGAGGAAATCCAGTATGCTATAGTCAACCAACGGCGCTTAAAGTAGCGACGAATGTTTGTCCTGCTACTACCGTTGAATTAAAAGCTTCGGTGGATAGTACGGGTAAACCAAGTGGTTCGGTTGTTACCTTTCACACCGACCCCGTGGTGACGGATGCCAACCGAATTACGAATACGCTGATAACGACTACTTCAACGGCGGTTGTGTATTTTGTCGCCTATCGAGATACCGCAGGTTGTTATACCACTTCCAATTCAGCCATTGTAGTCATTGCCACAAGTTGTAGTGTACCTTGTTTAGCAGGTACAGCCTCACCAGTGCTGAGTAGTTCAACAAAAAGTAACGTATGTCCTGCTCCGTTAGCAGATTTGAGCGCAATTTTAGCCTCAAACTTGCCCGCGAGTACAACCTTGACGTGGCATAGTTCTAAGGTAGCTACGACTGCCAACAAGTTGAGCAGCGTGTCAGGAGTAGGAGCGGGGAAATATTACGCTGCTTTTTTTGATGCCACCAATAACTGTTACAGTCCCACCGATTCAGTAACAGTAACCATTAACGCATGTAGCTGTCCTGCGGGTACAACAGCGCCTATCATTACGGCAACTTCGCTGCAAAATTCTTGTCCTGCCGTCACGGTTTCGTTGGCATCTCTAACAAATACGGGGACAAAACCTTCGGGTACAACGCTTGTTTGGAGTACGAATAAAGTACCTACATCGTCGGCGGATACGTTGACCAGTTTGACCGTTAGTACAAGTAGTAAGTTTTATGCCATGTATTATCACAAAGTAGCCAATTGCTTTAGCCCAGCGGACTCAGTTGCGGTACAAATCAATGATTGTGAGTCACCCATTCCACCGTTGCCACCTGTTCCCACAGCTTGTGATTACAATACTGCACCAGCCAACGTGACGTTGACGGTGTCAAACGAACCTGTGGGTTATTTGAAAACGTACTTGTTGGTGGACATGGCCAATGGGCAAATTGTTAAAATCAACCCAGCAGCCCCAAGTTTCACGGGGGTAAATGCGGGAAATTATTATGTTGTTGGCGCTTATTACGCTGACACATTGAGAGACGCATCGGTTGGCAAGCGAATCACGGAGGTATATAGTACCAGTGGCTGTTTGAAATATTCCACTCCGCTTGCGTTTCGAGTATGCGGTGCGTGCGATTATACGACAGCACCTGTTACCATCACTTTCAACGCGACTCCTAGCTCAACGGCAGGCGTAACTACTTCGTATGTGTTGATTGATGAAAAAACAAACAAAATCAAAGCAATTAGCCCAACGGCATCTTTTGCGGCAGTTGATACGGGCTATTATGCCGTAGTAGCCGTTTACAGAACAAAACCCATTAATTTTGTTGTGGGAGATGTACTTTATGAAAAAGTGACGGTTTTGGATAGTTGCTATGAAGTATCAAACTCAGTGCATTACCGCGTTTGTTCAAATACTAACTTGCCACCTATTGCAGTCAATGATATTTTTAATACGGTTCAGGACAAACCAGTTTCGGGAAGCGTTTTGACCAACGACCGTGACCCAGAAGGTGGGCCGTTGACAGTTACCACAACTCCAGTAACGCCACCTTCAAAAGGTACAGTTGTTTTAAATGCTAACGGGACTTTTGTTTATACACCAAACCCAGGGGTGACGGGACAGGATGTTTTTTGTTACGAAATCTCGGATAATGCAGGATTGAAGTCAACAGCATGTGTGACAATTAATATTTTACCTGCACCAACTGTTGAAAATAACAAGCCAATTGCGGCTGATGATGCTACTGAAACCTACTTAAATACAGTGGTAGTGATTAAGGTAAAAGCCAACGACGTTGATCCTGATCCAACAGGAACACCAAATGGGACATTGGGAAATCCAACTAAATTGACAAACCCAACAAACGGTACGGTGGTGTTGAATCCTGATGGCACTTTTGCTTATACACCATCCACAGGTTTTATTGGAAAAGATACTTTTACGTACAGTATTTGTGATAATGGAACACCAAGTTTGTGTGATACTGCAACCGTAACTATTACGGTATTACCAACGCCATTGGCAGGAAATAAACCGCCTGTTGCTGTGGATGACGCAAATGTGACTTTGTTGAATACGCCAGTAAATGGAACGGTAGCAACCAACGATTTTGACCCAGATAACAACACGCCATTAACGTTTACGAGGGTCAACGCACCTACAAACGGAACCGTAGTGTTTAATACTGATGGATCCTATACTTATACACCGACGACTGGTTTTGTTGGTAGTGATGTTTTTACTTACAAAATATGTGACAGTGGTGTTCCAGTGAAGTGCGATACAGCTACGGTTACTTTGACGGTACTACCACTTCCTGTAGCGAAACTTGTTTTGAGGGTTTTATTACAAGGGGCATTGTACGGGACAAGCGACGGATTGATGCGGGATGATTTAAGAAGATTGAATCTACTGCCATTAAAAGAGCCATACACGGCCCTAAATGACTCACTTGGCGCATTGAGTACCCGTTTTAAACATTCAAAAGGGGGAGGTGAATTGACCACTGCTGCGGTGTTCAACGCGAACGTCGGAACTGGTAACGCCATTGTGGATTGGGTATTTGTAGAATTACGATCAAAATCAGATTCTACCGTAGTACTTCAAACGGCTTCTGGATTGGTTCAAAGAGATGGAGATGTGGTTTCACCTACGGATGGCTTATCTGCCCTTATGTTTACTGGTTTAACAAGCACTTCATATTTTGTTTCGGTTAAACATCGAAATCACCTTGGGGTAATGACCAGTAAAGCCATTCCGATGACTACAGTTGGGACGTTAGTGGACTTTACAGTGATGGATAGTTCCAATGTTTGGAATCGTCCAAACATCTTGACTCTAAACTACGATGGTGTTGAAATGAACACAACTGTATTGCC